Below is a genomic region from Desulfobacter sp..
GTCCGGAAAAGAGAATAAAAACACCCCAGCAAAAGGCAATAATCACATTGATGGTGGATAAATTTTTAATTCCCTTTTCAATGCCTGAAACAGCCGACAGGATATACAGGCCGATGAGAATTGCCATGAAAATCATCTGCCCGCTTGTGCCCAGCGCCTGACCCGTGATGTGTTCTATACCTGCGTTGGTGCTGATAATGCCCAGACCAAGGGCTGTGCTCACCCCGGCGATGGTGGCAAAGGCTGCCAGGATTTCAATCACTTTGCCCAGGACGGAGGATGAAATTTTGTCACCGAACAGCCCGTAAAGAGAGATGGATACATTCATGGGTTTGCCCAGGCGGTAGGCCGGGAATGCAATGGCAAGACCCACCAGGGCAAAAATTCCCCAGGCATGAATTCCCCAGTGCATGATGCCGATCTGAATGGCGATGGGGCGGGCTGCAGGTGTTGCCGATTCTGCAAGGTAGGGCGTATTCATATAATGCATGATGGGTTCACCCACTGCCCAGAAGGCATATCCCACACCAACACCGCAGGAAAAGAGCATGGCCACCCAGGCAAAATAACTGAATTCAGGCGTGTCTGTCTCTTTGCCCAGCTTGAGGTTGCCATATTTACTAAAGGCGATCACCACAATGACAATCAGATAAATAGCAACCGAGAGAATGAAAAACCAGCTGAACCGTGAGGTAATCCATGATTGTGCGGCCGATAAGAGGCTGTCAAAATTCTTGGGGGATATAAATCCGTAAATAACCGCAATCAGGGTAATTGCTCCGGTTATAAAAAAAATGGCAGGGTCATAGTTTCCCAGAAAACGGTTAAATTTTTTGCCGGGAACGGACAAGGACGTTGCTGAATCTGTGCTCGAATTGGGCATGATAGACTTCCTTTTTTTTATTGACTATTGTACAGCGACAAAGACCGGGGCTCAAGCCGCAGGGTCATGCCGGTGCTTTTTACGGATATATTCGGCTGCGCTCAAGGCTGCGATGGTTCCATCACTCATGGCCGTGGTGATCTGGCAGTATTTTTTCTGCACAAGATCTCCTGCCGCAAAAACCCCGGGGATATTGGTAGACAGATCATCTCCGGCATCGATATATCCGTATTTATTCAAAGAGATTGTTTCCTTGAACAATGCTGTCTGGGTGTCGTGTCCCATATAGACAAAGATGCCGTCCGCTTTAAGCCGGCGTTCTTCATCTTTTTTTGCATTGTAAAGGAGAACACTGACCAGTTTGTTGTTCTCAATCTCCAGCTCTTTAACCCTTGTGTCGGTAAATATATCCACCTGTCCCTGGTGGCCTAACAGGTTTGTTTGTGCCTGCTGTGATGCAAACAGCCGGTCCATTTGTTCAATCACGGTGATGTGTCTGACGCCCAGGGAGAGCAGGTAGACAGATTCTTCTATACCGCTGTTGCCTCCCCCTACCACCAAAAAATTTTTTCCCTTGTATCCGGACCCATCGCAAATGGCACAATAATGGACTTGTTCACATTCGGTATTTATGGGCAGGGGTCTGGGGGTTCGGCCGGTGGCAAGGATCACGACATCCGCGGTAAAGATGCCTTCATCGGTTTCCACGGTTTTTATATCCCCTTCAAGGGAGAGCCGGTCCACCTCGATCACCTCTCGGATATCAACCCCCATGGCATCCACCTGATCCCTGACTTTTTCCATCAGCTCCTGCCCGGCGATTCGGGGCTGTGATGGAAAGTTTTCAACAAGATATGTGGTGTTTACCAAACCGCCGCAGATACTTTTTTCCAGAATAAGGGTTTTTAAGTTGGCCTGTGAGGCATAGATTCCGGCTGTCATTGCAGCAATCCCGCCGCCCAGAACGATTATATCGTAGTTTTGATCCATTGTTTTCTCCCTGAGAAAATTGTATCAGGCCACCAGCTTTTCAAGCTGGCGATAGGTAATATCCCCGCTTTTTTCAGCAATTTTTTCACCGTCCCTGAAAATAAACAATGACGGAATTCGCCCCACATCAAGCGTATCCACCGTTTTTGGGCAGTTTTCCCGGTTGAGTTGAAAATAGCGAATCTCTTTTTTCTGGGCGGCGGGCATGCCTGAAAACTTGGTCAAAATTTTTTTCATGGCATTGCAATAGGGGCAGCGGTCTTTATAAAAAAGAACGATATTCAGGCCTGCGGAAATACTGGCGTCAAATTCCTTGTCTGTAATGTCGGTTATCATCTGAAATTTCTCCTTTGAGTTGTTTTAAACCGGACCGGTTTCTGTGGGCTGAAACCGATCCTTTTTTTTACCGCCATTGGTTTATTTCATACCAACGCTCGTTTTATTCCGGGTAGATGGATTCTGCCTTGAGCTCGAGCATGAATTCCCGCAGCTTGTCAAACATCTCCCTGGCTTTTTCAGGATGCTTTTCAGCAATATTCTCCAGCTGGAAGGGATCCTTTGACCGGTCAAACAGGCTGTCTTTTTCCGGGACTTCTGTCAGGGAACCGGGAACACAGGTCCATTGATTTTCCTGCTGGGCCTTAATCCTGTCAAACATGGTCTG
It encodes:
- a CDS encoding BCCT family transporter, producing MPNSSTDSATSLSVPGKKFNRFLGNYDPAIFFITGAITLIAVIYGFISPKNFDSLLSAAQSWITSRFSWFFILSVAIYLIVIVVIAFSKYGNLKLGKETDTPEFSYFAWVAMLFSCGVGVGYAFWAVGEPIMHYMNTPYLAESATPAARPIAIQIGIMHWGIHAWGIFALVGLAIAFPAYRLGKPMNVSISLYGLFGDKISSSVLGKVIEILAAFATIAGVSTALGLGIISTNAGIEHITGQALGTSGQMIFMAILIGLYILSAVSGIEKGIKNLSTINVIIAFCWGVFILFSGPTTELLSLMVQTAGSYIKNFVFVTFWTDATNTKGQWLEWWTIFYWIWWISWGPFCGGFVARISKGRTIEEFIIGVCLVPTLVAIVWFSIVGGAAQHAQISGAADIAAALKSDIGSGIYVLLATYPWGNLVAGIVFLNLVIFLITSADSASFFVAMQMSGGKTEPSVPMKLIWGIFIGSLALILLASGGLQALQKASIIAGAPLAILTFMMAASLIKMLRRAQEDTQ
- a CDS encoding NAD(P)/FAD-dependent oxidoreductase — protein: MDQNYDIIVLGGGIAAMTAGIYASQANLKTLILEKSICGGLVNTTYLVENFPSQPRIAGQELMEKVRDQVDAMGVDIREVIEVDRLSLEGDIKTVETDEGIFTADVVILATGRTPRPLPINTECEQVHYCAICDGSGYKGKNFLVVGGGNSGIEESVYLLSLGVRHITVIEQMDRLFASQQAQTNLLGHQGQVDIFTDTRVKELEIENNKLVSVLLYNAKKDEERRLKADGIFVYMGHDTQTALFKETISLNKYGYIDAGDDLSTNIPGVFAAGDLVQKKYCQITTAMSDGTIAALSAAEYIRKKHRHDPAA
- a CDS encoding thioredoxin family protein; the protein is MITDITDKEFDASISAGLNIVLFYKDRCPYCNAMKKILTKFSGMPAAQKKEIRYFQLNRENCPKTVDTLDVGRIPSLFIFRDGEKIAEKSGDITYRQLEKLVA